One part of the Anaeromyxobacter sp. Fw109-5 genome encodes these proteins:
- a CDS encoding DUF4142 domain-containing protein yields MIKAGVMAAALAASGVSFAQVPRLPGREGTPRPAPAPPRQPDVPGAEQGARRMDERQERMLGALRQRSQQGQELGRLAQERGASGQVKDLGRKLVEDHARVERELGQLVAERGRRAEDLRGPKEERKGHDATLKRLRDLSGAEFDRTFLQQLELAQRGQREDLQRWRDETPGEDARLKKWLSDTEQVAESDLLASRNAMAAIGQPWEQDPRSGAAGRRPPAHGPRGDR; encoded by the coding sequence ATGATCAAGGCTGGCGTGATGGCCGCGGCGCTCGCCGCGAGCGGCGTGTCGTTCGCGCAGGTGCCGCGCCTGCCGGGGCGCGAGGGGACGCCGCGCCCGGCGCCCGCGCCGCCCCGTCAACCGGACGTGCCGGGGGCCGAGCAGGGGGCGCGCCGCATGGACGAGCGCCAGGAGCGCATGCTCGGGGCGCTCCGGCAGCGCAGCCAGCAGGGGCAGGAGCTCGGGCGGCTCGCCCAGGAGCGTGGCGCCTCGGGCCAGGTGAAGGACCTCGGCCGCAAGCTCGTCGAGGACCACGCGCGCGTGGAGCGCGAGCTGGGCCAGCTCGTCGCCGAGCGCGGCCGGAGGGCGGAGGATCTGCGCGGGCCGAAGGAGGAGCGCAAGGGCCACGACGCCACGTTGAAGCGGCTGCGCGACCTCTCCGGAGCCGAGTTCGATCGGACGTTCCTGCAGCAGCTCGAGCTCGCGCAGCGCGGCCAGCGCGAGGACCTGCAGCGCTGGCGCGACGAGACTCCCGGCGAGGACGCCCGGCTGAAGAAGTGGCTCTCCGACACGGAGCAAGTCGCGGAGTCGGACCTGCTCGCGAGCCGGAACGCCATGGCCGCGATCGGGCAGCCGTGGGAGCAGGATCCGCGCTCAGGCGCCGCCGGCCGGCGGCCCCCGGCGCACGGGCCGCGGGGTGACAGGTAG
- a CDS encoding helix-turn-helix domain-containing protein has translation MKSARESTKRGKRPVSPPPEARPVPPPEPPAEEAVSARDLTPVVGANLRRLRNQRGLSLERLSHLSGVSRAMLGQIELGQSAPTINVLWKISSALGVPFSALITARGSPGPHVLRAEQAKLLRSNDGSFSSRALFPFDEPRRVEFYELRLAPGGLERADAHNPGTTENLVVARGEVEIEVAGRKESLAAGDAIVFEADVPHVYRNRFDGESVMYLVMTYADTVG, from the coding sequence ATGAAGAGCGCGCGCGAGAGCACGAAGCGTGGCAAGCGTCCGGTCAGCCCACCGCCCGAGGCGCGGCCGGTGCCCCCGCCCGAGCCTCCGGCCGAGGAGGCGGTGTCGGCGCGCGACCTCACCCCGGTCGTCGGCGCGAACCTGCGCCGCCTGCGCAACCAGCGCGGCCTGTCCCTCGAGCGGCTCTCGCACCTCTCCGGCGTCTCGCGCGCGATGCTCGGCCAGATCGAGCTGGGCCAGAGCGCGCCGACGATCAACGTCCTGTGGAAGATCTCCTCCGCGCTCGGGGTGCCGTTCTCGGCCCTCATCACGGCGCGCGGGAGCCCCGGGCCGCACGTGCTCCGCGCCGAGCAGGCGAAGCTGCTGCGGAGCAACGACGGCTCCTTCAGCTCGCGGGCGCTCTTCCCGTTCGACGAGCCGCGCCGGGTCGAGTTCTACGAGCTTCGCCTGGCTCCGGGCGGGCTCGAGCGCGCCGACGCGCACAACCCCGGCACCACCGAGAACCTCGTGGTGGCGCGGGGCGAGGTCGAGATCGAGGTGGCGGGCCGCAAGGAGAGCCTGGCCGCCGGCGACGCGATCGTGTTCGAGGCCGACGTCCCGCACGTGTACCGCAACCGCTTCGACGGCGAGTCGGTGATGTACCTCGTCATGACGTACGCGGACACGGTCGGGTAG
- the ligD gene encoding DNA ligase D encodes MPDRLERYRAKRDPERTPEPFGPAEAGARALDAPRLFVVQKHAARRLHWDFRLELGGTLRSWAVPKGPSADPSDKRMAVEVEDHPIEYANFEGIIPAGNYGAGAVIVWDRGTWRPVGDPYDGLARGKLVFQLSGHKLHGEWTLVRTRAAQGGKQQWLLLKHRGDAWAGPGRPFPEESVLSGRLLEELAAGEGRAEAAVRAAEGLGAPRRALADADARPMLAETREGPFDAPGWLFELKYDGYRLVARREGSRVSLRYRSGEDATALYPELAKALESWPLDAVLDGEVVVLGPDGRPSFQALQGRAQLARPADVARAALERPATYFVFDLLSLAGLDLRALPLVERKRLLAEVAPRLGPVRLAEHVEARGEDLYREVRARGLEGIVAKRADAPYRAGRSAAWLKIRVERTGDFAIVGFTAPAGARARFGALHLAVHDGEGLLYAGSVGTGFGERLLEELHARLAPRARKTPPCRGAVPRGRGHTWVEPELVCEVRFREWTAEGLLRQPVFLRLREDKRPEEAVREVAPHEGPPPVPRPARAERRVEVTNGAKVWFPAEGITKAEVVDYYRAIAPFMLPYLRDRPVVLTRYPDGIDGKSFFQKDAPEWRPEWIRTVRIRSEEAERDLDHFLVDDADGLAWIANLGTIPLHVWASRAGALERPDWCVVDLDPKEAPFEHVVRIARALHALCDDLGLPSYPKTTGQKGLHVLVPLGGQLTHAQSRTLGELLARAVEGELPRLATTARALSARGGRVYLDFLQNGYGKTIAAPYAVRPRPGAPVSTPLRWSEVTPRLDPARFTIRNVPARARRLRADPLLPVLSERPDLAAALERLRVRMGEGERAAARRRS; translated from the coding sequence GTGCCCGACCGCCTCGAGCGATATCGCGCCAAGCGCGACCCGGAACGGACGCCGGAGCCGTTCGGCCCGGCCGAGGCGGGGGCACGCGCGCTCGACGCCCCGCGCCTGTTCGTGGTCCAGAAGCACGCCGCCCGCCGCCTCCACTGGGACTTCCGGCTCGAGCTGGGCGGGACGCTGCGCTCCTGGGCCGTCCCCAAGGGGCCCTCCGCCGACCCCTCCGACAAGCGGATGGCGGTGGAGGTGGAGGACCACCCCATCGAGTACGCGAACTTCGAGGGGATCATCCCCGCGGGGAACTACGGCGCCGGCGCGGTGATCGTCTGGGATCGCGGGACCTGGCGGCCGGTCGGCGATCCGTACGACGGGCTGGCGCGCGGCAAGCTCGTCTTCCAGCTCTCCGGCCACAAGCTGCACGGCGAGTGGACGCTCGTCCGCACGCGCGCGGCGCAGGGCGGCAAGCAGCAGTGGCTGCTCCTGAAGCACCGCGGCGACGCGTGGGCCGGCCCGGGCCGGCCCTTCCCGGAGGAGTCGGTGCTCTCCGGCCGGCTGCTCGAGGAGCTCGCCGCCGGCGAGGGACGCGCCGAGGCCGCGGTGCGCGCGGCGGAGGGGCTCGGGGCCCCGCGGCGAGCGCTGGCGGACGCGGACGCCCGCCCCATGCTCGCGGAGACGCGCGAGGGGCCGTTCGACGCGCCGGGGTGGCTGTTCGAGCTCAAGTACGACGGGTACCGGCTCGTCGCGCGTCGCGAGGGCTCGCGCGTCTCGCTGCGCTACCGGAGCGGCGAGGACGCGACGGCGCTCTACCCGGAGCTCGCGAAGGCGCTCGAGTCCTGGCCCCTCGACGCCGTCCTCGACGGCGAGGTGGTCGTGCTCGGGCCCGACGGCCGCCCGTCCTTCCAGGCCCTCCAGGGCCGCGCGCAGCTCGCGCGCCCGGCGGACGTGGCGCGCGCCGCGCTCGAGCGTCCCGCCACCTACTTCGTCTTCGATCTCCTCTCGCTCGCCGGCCTCGACCTCCGCGCGCTCCCGCTGGTGGAGCGCAAGCGCCTCCTCGCGGAGGTCGCGCCGCGGCTCGGACCCGTCCGCCTCGCCGAGCACGTCGAGGCGCGCGGCGAGGACCTCTACCGCGAGGTGCGCGCCCGCGGGCTCGAGGGGATCGTGGCGAAGCGGGCGGACGCGCCCTACCGCGCCGGCCGCTCCGCCGCGTGGCTCAAGATCCGGGTCGAGCGCACGGGCGACTTCGCGATCGTCGGCTTCACCGCGCCGGCCGGCGCCCGCGCTCGCTTCGGCGCGCTGCACCTCGCCGTGCACGACGGCGAGGGGCTCCTGTACGCGGGCAGCGTCGGGACGGGGTTCGGCGAGCGGCTGCTCGAGGAGCTCCACGCGCGCCTCGCGCCGCGCGCACGAAAGACGCCTCCCTGCCGCGGGGCGGTCCCGCGCGGGCGCGGGCACACCTGGGTCGAGCCGGAGCTCGTGTGCGAGGTGCGCTTCAGGGAGTGGACGGCGGAGGGCCTCCTCCGGCAGCCGGTGTTCCTGAGGCTGCGCGAGGACAAGCGGCCGGAGGAGGCCGTGCGCGAGGTCGCGCCGCACGAGGGCCCGCCGCCGGTGCCGCGCCCGGCGCGCGCCGAGCGGCGCGTGGAGGTGACGAACGGCGCCAAGGTGTGGTTCCCGGCGGAGGGCATCACCAAGGCCGAGGTGGTGGACTACTACCGCGCGATCGCGCCCTTCATGCTGCCGTACCTGAGGGACCGGCCCGTCGTGCTGACGCGCTACCCCGACGGCATCGACGGGAAGAGCTTCTTCCAGAAGGACGCGCCGGAGTGGCGGCCCGAGTGGATCCGCACGGTGCGCATCCGCAGCGAGGAGGCGGAGCGCGACCTCGACCACTTCCTCGTCGACGACGCCGACGGCCTCGCGTGGATCGCGAACCTGGGGACCATCCCCCTGCACGTGTGGGCGAGCCGCGCCGGCGCGCTCGAGCGGCCGGACTGGTGCGTCGTGGATCTCGATCCGAAGGAGGCGCCGTTCGAGCACGTGGTGCGCATCGCGCGGGCGCTGCACGCGCTGTGCGACGACCTCGGGCTGCCCTCGTACCCGAAGACCACGGGGCAGAAGGGCCTGCACGTGCTCGTCCCCCTCGGCGGCCAGCTCACCCACGCGCAGTCCCGGACGCTCGGCGAGCTCCTCGCCCGCGCGGTGGAGGGGGAGCTGCCGCGGCTCGCCACCACCGCGCGCGCTCTCTCCGCCCGCGGCGGCCGCGTCTACCTCGACTTCCTGCAGAACGGGTACGGCAAGACGATCGCCGCGCCGTACGCGGTCCGCCCCAGGCCGGGCGCGCCCGTCTCCACGCCGCTGCGCTGGAGCGAGGTGACGCCCAGGCTCGATCCCGCGCGCTTCACCATCCGGAACGTCCCGGCGCGCGCGAGGCGGCTGCGCGCCGACCCGCTGCTGCCCGTCCTGTCGGAGCGGCCCGACCTCGCCGCCGCGCTCGAGCGCCTGAGGGTGCGCATGGGCGAGGGGGAGCGCGCCGCGGCGCGGCGGCGCTCGTAG
- a CDS encoding tetratricopeptide repeat protein, protein MWGYRATDVARLLGLPVAEVRRLARAGFVTPRRGPRRELRFAFQDLVLFRAAAELVHAEVPAARVRRALAALRAQLPHDRSLAGVRVLADGRNVVVQEGGARWRPDTGQVLLDFEIRDVARKVAPLVRAGRAPGGPKLDAEAWYRWGCDLEDGAPAEALEAYRRALALDADHAGAHLNLGRLLHEGGDPRAAEFHYRRAIPAAEQRALASFNLGVALEDQGLDDEALLAYARAIEADAALADAHYNASRLLERLGRGADALRHLAAYRRLVDAGT, encoded by the coding sequence GTGTGGGGGTACCGCGCCACCGACGTCGCCCGGCTCCTCGGTCTCCCCGTGGCGGAGGTCCGGCGCCTCGCGCGCGCGGGCTTCGTGACGCCGCGACGCGGTCCGCGACGCGAGCTGCGCTTCGCCTTCCAGGACCTGGTCCTCTTCCGCGCGGCGGCCGAGCTCGTCCACGCCGAGGTCCCCGCCGCGCGCGTGCGGCGCGCGCTCGCGGCGCTCCGCGCGCAGCTCCCGCACGACCGCTCGCTCGCCGGCGTCCGCGTCCTCGCCGACGGGCGCAACGTCGTCGTGCAGGAGGGCGGCGCGCGCTGGCGCCCGGACACCGGCCAGGTCCTGCTCGACTTCGAGATCAGGGACGTGGCCCGCAAGGTCGCGCCGCTCGTGCGGGCCGGCCGCGCTCCGGGGGGCCCGAAGCTCGACGCCGAGGCGTGGTACCGCTGGGGCTGCGATCTCGAGGACGGCGCGCCGGCGGAGGCGCTCGAGGCCTACCGGCGCGCGCTCGCGCTCGACGCCGACCACGCGGGCGCCCACCTCAACCTGGGACGGCTGCTGCACGAGGGCGGCGATCCCCGCGCGGCCGAGTTCCACTACCGCCGCGCCATCCCCGCCGCCGAGCAGCGCGCGCTCGCGTCGTTCAACCTCGGCGTCGCGCTCGAGGACCAGGGCCTCGACGACGAGGCCCTGCTCGCCTACGCCCGCGCCATCGAGGCGGACGCGGCGCTCGCCGACGCGCACTACAACGCCTCCCGGCTGCTGGAGAGGCTCGGGCGTGGCGCCGACGCGCTCCGGCACCTCGCCGCCTACCGCCGGCTCGTGGACGCGGGGACGTGA
- a CDS encoding SPFH domain-containing protein, with translation MEGFSAALAIAIVLAAFALFVVVKTAVVVPQQNAYVVERLGKFYSVLDAGFHLLVPFMDAIRYRHTLKEQALDIPEQICITRDNVQVGVDGVLYLKVLDPQRASYGINDYYYAISQLAQTTLRSEIGKIELDRTFEERSNINGAVVSELDKATGPWGIKVLRYEIKNITPPRDVLAAMEKQMRAEREKRAVILTSEGERDAAINTAEGKKQQVIKESEAERQRQINEAEGQAQAILAIARATGEGLREVASAIRSEGGVEAVQLRVAEQYVEQFGNLARTTNTVILPATLSDVGSMIAAATNVLRSATPPVRSTTVAARPPPPPSPGRPPAGP, from the coding sequence ATGGAAGGGTTCTCGGCCGCGCTGGCGATCGCGATCGTGCTCGCCGCCTTCGCGCTGTTCGTGGTCGTGAAGACCGCGGTGGTGGTGCCGCAGCAGAACGCGTACGTCGTCGAGCGGCTCGGAAAGTTCTACTCCGTGCTCGACGCGGGCTTCCACCTGCTCGTCCCGTTCATGGACGCGATCCGCTACCGCCACACGCTGAAGGAGCAGGCGCTCGACATCCCGGAGCAGATCTGCATCACGCGCGACAACGTGCAGGTCGGGGTGGACGGGGTGCTCTACCTCAAGGTGCTCGATCCGCAGCGCGCGTCCTACGGCATCAACGACTACTACTACGCCATCAGCCAGCTCGCGCAGACCACGCTGCGCAGCGAGATCGGCAAGATCGAGCTCGACCGCACCTTCGAGGAGCGCAGCAACATCAACGGCGCGGTGGTCTCGGAGCTCGACAAGGCGACCGGGCCGTGGGGCATCAAGGTGCTGCGGTACGAGATCAAGAACATCACCCCGCCGAGGGACGTGCTCGCCGCGATGGAGAAGCAGATGCGGGCCGAGCGGGAGAAGCGGGCCGTCATCCTCACCTCCGAGGGCGAGCGCGACGCGGCCATCAACACCGCGGAGGGCAAGAAGCAGCAGGTCATCAAGGAGTCCGAGGCGGAGCGCCAGCGGCAGATCAACGAGGCCGAGGGTCAAGCCCAGGCGATCCTCGCCATCGCCCGCGCCACCGGCGAGGGGCTGCGCGAGGTCGCGTCCGCGATCCGCAGCGAGGGGGGCGTCGAGGCGGTGCAGCTCCGCGTCGCCGAGCAGTACGTCGAGCAGTTCGGGAACCTCGCGCGCACCACGAACACCGTGATCCTCCCGGCGACCCTCTCCGACGTCGGCTCGATGATCGCCGCGGCGACGAACGTGCTGCGGTCGGCGACGCCTCCCGTGCGCAGCACGACGGTAGCCGCCCGGCCGCCTCCTCCGCCGTCCCCGGGCCGGCCGCCGGCGGGCCCCTAG
- a CDS encoding response regulator — protein sequence MASRTGDILIARGLATRDRLHEAQREGNARREPICSRLLAAGVPEGALASVLSEKHGVPGVDLSRTAIAVSVLDLVPRGVAQGDLILPLSLEGERLHLGMARPLDERILSEVRFATGREVSPYVAVRASLARAVQEAYDCRERGEPLWCGADAGPGGPFLAAVVPGGDLVEAELVDDLLPESADPLEVTEVPIEVEVPPPPARAGGRRLVLVVDDEPEIRKLVRRTLEAKGYAVESAADGADALAKAEALVPDLVLLDAMLPKVHGFEAARRLKAGPRTRGVPVVMMTAIYRGWRFAADAREAYGAEDYVEKPFRIDDLLRRVEAALDAGAARAPAAPARVSPELARGRELLSAGQAAEAIVALEQAVRGDPYSAEAHHLLGRALRARGEHFRAMTELERAVELRPGHLAALRSLAALYEETGFRRKAAETLERALPAAPDEAVRGAIRRDLLRLL from the coding sequence TTGGCGTCCAGGACGGGGGACATCCTCATCGCGCGGGGGCTGGCGACGCGCGATCGGCTTCACGAGGCCCAGCGCGAAGGGAACGCGAGGCGGGAGCCCATCTGCTCGCGCCTGCTCGCCGCCGGCGTCCCCGAGGGCGCGCTCGCCTCCGTGCTGTCCGAGAAGCACGGCGTCCCCGGCGTCGACCTCTCCCGCACGGCGATCGCCGTCTCCGTGCTCGACCTCGTGCCGCGCGGGGTGGCCCAGGGCGATCTGATCCTGCCGCTGTCGCTGGAGGGCGAGCGCCTGCACCTCGGCATGGCGCGGCCGCTCGACGAGCGGATCCTGTCGGAGGTGCGGTTCGCCACCGGGCGGGAGGTGTCGCCGTACGTCGCGGTCCGTGCGTCCCTCGCGCGCGCCGTGCAGGAGGCGTACGACTGCCGCGAGCGGGGGGAGCCCCTCTGGTGTGGCGCGGACGCCGGACCCGGTGGGCCGTTCCTCGCCGCGGTGGTGCCGGGCGGCGACCTCGTCGAGGCCGAGCTCGTCGATGATCTCCTCCCCGAGAGCGCCGATCCGCTCGAGGTCACCGAGGTCCCCATCGAGGTCGAGGTCCCGCCTCCACCGGCGCGCGCGGGCGGGCGACGGCTGGTGCTCGTCGTGGACGACGAGCCGGAGATCAGGAAGCTCGTGCGGCGAACGCTCGAGGCGAAGGGGTACGCGGTGGAGAGCGCCGCGGACGGCGCCGACGCGCTCGCGAAGGCCGAGGCCCTCGTCCCCGACCTCGTGCTGCTCGACGCGATGCTGCCGAAGGTCCACGGCTTCGAGGCCGCGCGGCGGCTCAAGGCCGGCCCCCGCACGCGGGGTGTGCCCGTCGTGATGATGACCGCGATCTACCGGGGCTGGCGCTTCGCGGCGGACGCGCGCGAGGCGTACGGCGCGGAGGACTACGTCGAGAAGCCCTTCCGCATCGACGATCTGCTCCGCAGGGTCGAGGCCGCGCTCGACGCCGGCGCGGCCCGCGCGCCCGCCGCGCCCGCGCGCGTCTCGCCGGAGCTCGCGCGCGGCCGCGAGCTCCTCAGCGCGGGGCAGGCCGCCGAGGCGATCGTCGCGCTGGAGCAGGCCGTCCGGGGCGATCCGTACTCGGCCGAGGCGCATCACCTGCTCGGGCGGGCCCTGCGCGCGCGCGGCGAGCACTTCCGCGCCATGACCGAGCTGGAGCGCGCCGTCGAGCTGCGGCCGGGCCACCTCGCCGCGCTGCGCTCGCTGGCCGCGCTGTACGAGGAGACCGGCTTCCGCCGCAAGGCCGCCGAGACGCTGGAGCGCGCGCTCCCCGCGGCGCCCGACGAGGCCGTCCGTGGCGCGATCCGGCGAGACCTGCTTCGCCTGCTGTGA
- a CDS encoding glycosyltransferase, translating into MRIVVFGLTVSSTWGNGHAGLWRGLAAALGREGHHLEFFEKDQPWYAAHRDLDALPGGALRLYARLADERARVETALAGADVAMVTSHCPDALLATQLVLGSPAQLKVFYDLDTGVTLARLAAGEPVEWAGAGLSGFDLVLAFTGGRTLHLLRERLGARRVAPLYGSVDPTVHAPAPPAAAFRGDVSYLGTFAPSRQRALERLFLEPAARMPNRTFVLAGSMYDAAFPWRENIRYVRHLEPSLHPAFFCSSPLTVNVTRAELAAMGHCPSPRLFEAAACGVPVLSDWFDGLDELFTPGEELLVARNADEATHAISLPRMALERMGRRARERALAEHTAEARAEELVRLCESAARAGDAVDEGIAAREPGAAASPLGGYA; encoded by the coding sequence ATGCGGATCGTCGTCTTCGGCCTGACGGTCAGCTCGACCTGGGGCAACGGCCATGCGGGCCTGTGGCGAGGGCTCGCGGCGGCGCTCGGCCGCGAGGGTCACCACCTCGAGTTCTTCGAGAAGGACCAGCCGTGGTACGCGGCGCACCGCGACCTGGACGCGCTCCCGGGGGGCGCGCTCCGCCTCTACGCCAGGCTGGCGGACGAGCGGGCGCGGGTGGAGACGGCGCTCGCCGGCGCCGACGTCGCGATGGTCACCTCGCACTGCCCCGACGCGCTCCTCGCGACGCAGCTCGTCCTCGGCTCGCCCGCGCAGCTGAAGGTCTTCTACGACCTCGACACGGGCGTGACCCTGGCGCGCCTCGCGGCCGGCGAGCCGGTGGAGTGGGCGGGCGCGGGCCTCTCCGGCTTCGATCTCGTGCTGGCCTTCACCGGCGGTCGAACGCTGCACCTGCTGCGCGAGCGCCTCGGCGCCCGGCGCGTCGCGCCGCTCTACGGGAGCGTCGACCCCACGGTGCATGCGCCGGCCCCGCCCGCGGCGGCGTTCCGGGGGGACGTCTCGTACCTCGGCACCTTCGCGCCGAGCCGGCAGCGCGCGCTCGAGCGGCTGTTCCTCGAGCCCGCCGCGCGGATGCCGAACCGCACGTTCGTGCTCGCGGGCTCCATGTACGACGCGGCCTTCCCCTGGCGCGAGAACATCCGCTACGTGCGCCACCTCGAGCCGTCGCTCCACCCCGCGTTCTTCTGCTCGTCTCCGCTCACCGTCAACGTGACCCGCGCCGAGCTGGCGGCCATGGGGCACTGCCCGTCGCCGCGCCTCTTCGAGGCGGCCGCGTGCGGCGTGCCCGTGCTGTCGGACTGGTTCGACGGCCTGGACGAGCTCTTCACGCCCGGCGAGGAGCTCCTCGTCGCCCGCAACGCCGACGAGGCGACGCACGCGATCTCGCTGCCGCGCATGGCGCTCGAGCGGATGGGTCGCCGGGCGCGCGAGCGGGCGCTGGCGGAGCACACCGCGGAGGCTCGCGCGGAGGAGCTCGTGCGGCTGTGCGAGTCCGCCGCCCGCGCCGGGGACGCGGTGGACGAGGGGATCGCCGCGCGCGAGCCGGGCGCGGCGGCGTCCCCGCTCGGCGGGTACGCCTGA
- a CDS encoding OmpA family protein has product MRHLSVALAVLVLASASRVSAQTPWDAAKKAAGSATVGKLEKQINKRLLEEGRKNQCSFKTDTDELEPGCDAKMKRLANALVDAKKQLNGAGVQNFKFVVSGHTDSSGSAKHNDALSAKRAAVVERELVANGIPKDEIQSVGMGSKRPLVKPDDTPAKKAKNRRYELQVKL; this is encoded by the coding sequence ATGCGTCACCTCAGCGTCGCCCTCGCCGTCCTCGTCCTCGCAAGCGCGTCGCGTGTCTCGGCGCAGACGCCGTGGGACGCGGCGAAGAAGGCCGCCGGCAGCGCCACCGTCGGCAAGCTCGAGAAGCAGATCAACAAGCGGCTCCTCGAGGAGGGACGCAAGAACCAGTGCTCGTTCAAGACGGACACCGACGAGCTCGAGCCCGGCTGCGACGCCAAGATGAAGCGCCTCGCGAACGCGCTCGTCGACGCGAAGAAGCAGCTCAACGGCGCCGGGGTGCAGAACTTCAAGTTCGTCGTCTCGGGCCACACCGACTCGAGCGGCAGCGCCAAGCACAACGACGCCCTCTCCGCGAAGCGCGCCGCGGTGGTCGAGCGGGAGCTCGTCGCGAACGGCATCCCGAAGGACGAGATCCAGTCCGTCGGGATGGGCTCCAAGCGCCCGCTCGTGAAGCCGGACGACACGCCCGCGAAGAAGGCGAAGAACCGGCGGTACGAGCTCCAGGTGAAGCTCTAG
- a CDS encoding Ku protein: MAPRSIATGTISFGLVSIPVRLYPATQPSASISFNLLHGACGSRLKQQYVCAREGVKVEREEMVKGYEFAKDRYVTFTQEELRALDELATQTIDIAEFVPAAQVDPVYFDRAYYLGPDKGGGKAYRLLALALERAGKAALARYAARGKQYLVLIRPRDGRLVMQQLYYADEVRPADEVPIDDAQPKDTEVQLALQLIEQTASDAFRPEQYEDAVKARVQAAIERKVEGQEIKVAEVAEPAAQVIDLMDALKASIDAARGGERRAPAPAAPAAEPEERKGAKRARRDADARGKASSRK; the protein is encoded by the coding sequence ATGGCGCCCCGCTCGATCGCGACCGGCACGATCTCCTTCGGACTCGTGTCGATCCCCGTCCGCCTCTATCCCGCGACGCAGCCCTCCGCGTCGATCTCGTTCAACCTGCTTCACGGCGCGTGCGGCTCGCGCCTGAAGCAGCAGTACGTCTGCGCGAGGGAGGGGGTGAAGGTCGAGCGCGAGGAGATGGTGAAGGGGTACGAGTTCGCCAAGGACCGCTACGTCACGTTCACGCAGGAGGAGCTGCGGGCGCTCGACGAGCTCGCCACGCAGACCATCGACATCGCCGAGTTCGTGCCGGCCGCCCAGGTGGACCCGGTCTACTTCGACCGGGCGTACTACCTCGGGCCCGACAAGGGCGGCGGGAAGGCGTACCGGCTCCTCGCCCTCGCGCTGGAGCGGGCCGGGAAGGCGGCCCTGGCGCGCTACGCCGCGCGCGGCAAGCAGTACCTCGTGCTCATCCGCCCGCGCGACGGCCGGCTCGTGATGCAGCAGCTCTACTACGCGGACGAGGTCCGCCCGGCCGACGAGGTCCCGATCGACGACGCCCAGCCGAAGGACACGGAGGTGCAGCTCGCGCTCCAGCTCATCGAGCAGACCGCCTCCGACGCCTTCCGTCCGGAGCAGTACGAGGACGCGGTGAAGGCGCGCGTGCAGGCGGCCATCGAGAGGAAGGTCGAGGGCCAGGAGATAAAGGTGGCGGAGGTGGCCGAGCCCGCGGCGCAGGTGATCGACCTCATGGACGCCCTGAAGGCGAGCATCGACGCGGCGCGTGGAGGCGAGCGGCGAGCCCCGGCGCCCGCGGCGCCGGCGGCCGAGCCGGAGGAGCGCAAGGGGGCGAAGCGCGCGCGGCGCGACGCGGACGCGCGCGGGAAAGCCTCTTCCCGCAAGTGA
- a CDS encoding NfeD family protein, whose protein sequence is MAWWLWVLVGLALLLVELVTPGGLFALFFGVGALCVAVLAALGVGSVAQWLAFSALSLALLATLRRALQDRLQGRHAPVDSLVGEEAVLLADLPPGGEAKAELRGVPWNARAAPGVSLRAGQRCRVERVEGLVLWIRAD, encoded by the coding sequence ATGGCGTGGTGGCTCTGGGTGCTCGTCGGGCTGGCGCTGCTCCTCGTGGAGCTCGTCACCCCGGGCGGACTGTTCGCCCTCTTCTTCGGTGTGGGCGCGCTCTGCGTCGCCGTCCTCGCCGCCCTGGGCGTCGGCTCCGTCGCCCAGTGGCTGGCCTTCAGCGCGCTCTCGCTCGCGCTGCTCGCGACGCTGCGGCGCGCGCTGCAGGACCGGCTCCAGGGCCGGCACGCCCCGGTCGACTCCCTCGTGGGGGAGGAGGCGGTGCTGCTCGCCGATCTCCCGCCGGGCGGCGAGGCGAAGGCGGAGCTGCGCGGGGTGCCCTGGAACGCGCGCGCGGCGCCCGGCGTCTCGCTGCGAGCGGGCCAGCGCTGCCGGGTGGAGCGCGTGGAAGGGCTCGTGCTCTGGATCCGCGCCGACTGA